A single region of the Alosa alosa isolate M-15738 ecotype Scorff River chromosome 6, AALO_Geno_1.1, whole genome shotgun sequence genome encodes:
- the smurf1 gene encoding E3 ubiquitin-protein ligase SMURF1 isoform X6 codes for MSNPGTRRNGSSIKIRLTVLCAKNLAKKDFFRLPDPFAKVVVDGSGQCHSTDTVKSTLDPKWNQHYDLYIGKTDSITISVWNHKKIHKKQGAGFLGCVRLLSNAISRLKDTGYQRLDLCKLNPSDSDAVRGQIVVSLQTRDRIGSGGPVVDCRGLLENEGTVFEDSGPGRPGSCFMEEPLPYTDPTGAAGGGNCRALESPNQEQRLQAQRVRNQDSRGHAHTPQNRPHGHQTPELPEGYEQRTTVQGQVYFLHTQTGVSTWHDPRIPRDLNSVSCEDLGPLPPGWEVRSTVSGRIYFVDHNNRTTQFTDPRLHHIMSQQSQVKESTQALPVQMEVPVEEGGEGGGELPARYERDLVQKLKLLRHELSLQQPQAGHCRIEVSREEIFEESYRQIMKMRPKDLKKRLMVKFRGEEGLDYGGVAREWLYLLCHEMLNPYYGLFQYSTDNIYTLQINPDSSINPDHLSYFHFVGRIMGLAVFHGHYINGGFTLPFYKQLLGKPIQLSDLETVDPELHKSLVWILENDITSVLDHTFCVEHNAFGKFLQHELKPNGRNIAVTEENKKEYVRLYVNWRFMRGIEAQFLALQKGFNELIPQHLLKPFDHKELELIIGGLGKIDLSDWKANTRLKHCVADSNIVKWFWQAVESFDEERRGRLLQFVTGSTRVPLQGFKALQGSTGSAGPRLFTIHLIDANTDNLPKAHTCFNRIDIPPYESYEKLYEKLLTAVEETCGFAVE; via the exons TGTTATGTGCCAAGAATCTAGCAAAGAAAGACTTCTTCC GGTTACCTGACCCTTTCGCCAAAGTCGTTGTCGATGGCTCAGGTCAATGCCACTCCACAGACACAGTCAAGAGCACACTGGACCCCAAGTGGAACCAGCATTATGACCT GTACATTGGGAAGACGGACTCTATCACCATCAGTGTGTGGAACCACAAGAAGAtccacaagaaacagggcgccGGCTTCCTGGGCTGTGTGAGGCTGCTGTCCAACGCTATCAGCCGACTCAAAGACACTGGCT ACCAGCGTTTGGACCTATGCAAACTCAACCCCTCAGACAGCGATGCAGTGCGTGGACAAATAGTTG TGAGCTTGCAGACCAGAGACCGGATTGGCAGTGGGGGGCCAGTGGTGGACTGCAGAGGACTGTTAGAAAATGAAGG CACGGTGTTCGAGGACTCGGGCCCAGGGAGGCCGGGCAGCTGCTTCATGGAGGAGCCGCTGCCCTACACGGACCCCACCGGGGCGGCCGGCGGGGGCAACTGCCGCGCCCTGGAGTCGCCCAACCAGGAGCAGCGGCTCCAAGCACAACGCGTCCGCAACCAGGACTCCCGGGGCCACGCGCACACTCCCCAGAACCGGCCGCACGGCCACCAGACGCCCGAACTGCCTGAGGGTTACG AGCAGAGGACCACAGTGCAGGGCCAGGTCTActtcctgcacacacagaccgGCGTGAGCACCTGGCATGACCCCAGGATACCACG GGACCTGAACAGTGTGAGTTGTGAGGACCTGGGCCCCCTGCCCCCGGGCTGGGAGGTCAGGAGCACGGTGTCAGGAAGGATTTATTTTGTGGACCACAATAACCGAACGACACAGTTCACCGACCCCCGGTTACATCACATCATGAG CCAGCAGTCTCAGGTGAAGGAGTCGACGCAGGCGCTGCCGGTGCAGATGGAGGTGCCGGTGGAGGAGGGTGGCGAGGGCGGGGGCGAGCTGCCGGCGCGCTATGAGAGGGACCTGGTGCAGAAGCTCAAGCTGCTGCGCCACGAGCTCTCCCTGCAGCAGCCGCAGGCCGGACACTGCCGCATCGAGGTGTCCCGTGAGGAGATCTTCGAG GAGTCCTACAGACAGATCATGAAGATGAGGCCAAAAGACTTGAAGAAACGACTGATGGTGAAGTTCCGTGGAGAGGAAGGCCTGGACTACGGGGGAGTGGCCAG GGAATGGCTGTATCTCCTTTGCCACGAAATGTTAAATCCGTACTACGGGCTGTTTCAGTATTCGACAGACAACATCTACACCCTGCAGATCAATCCCGACTCGTCCATCAACCCT GACCACTTGTCTTACTTCCATTTTGTGGGGCGGATCATGGGCTTGGCCGTGTTCCACGGTCACTACATCAACGGCGGCTTCACACTGCCCTTCTATAAGCAGCTGCTAGGGAAGCCCATTCAGCTGAGTGACCTGGAGACGGTAGACCCCGAGCTGCACAAAAGCCTCGTCTGGATCCT GGAAAATGATATCACGTCTGTTCTGGACCACACATTTTGTGTAGAGCACAACGCCTTTGGCAAGTTCCTCCAGCACGAACTCAAACCCAACGGCAGGAACATCGCCGTCACTGAGGAGAACAAGAAAGAATACGTGAG GCTCTATGTAAACTGGCGGTTCATGAGGGGTATCGAGGCCCAGTTCCTGGCCTTGCAAAAGGGGTTCAACGAGCTCATCCCTCAGCATCTACTCAAGCCATTCGACCACAAGGAGCTGGAG ctgatcaTCGGCGGCCTGGGAAAGATCGACCTGAGTGACTGGAAGGCGAACACGCGGCTCAAGCACTGCGTGGCCGACAGCAACATTGTGAAGTGGTTCTGGCAGGCGGTGGAGTCGTTCGATGAGGAGCGGAGGGGCAGGCTCCTCCAGTTTGTCACCGGCTCCACGCGTGTCCCACTGCAAGGCTTCAAAGCACTGCAAG GCTCTACAGGTTCTGCAGGCCCAAGACTTTTCACTATCCACTTGATTGATGCCAACACGGACAACCTGCCTAAAGCCCATACATG CTTCAACCGCATCGATATCCCGCCTTACGAGTCATATGAGAAGCTCTATGAGAAGCTCCTGACTGCCGTAGAAGAGACCTGTGGTTTTGCTGTTGAGTGA
- the smurf1 gene encoding E3 ubiquitin-protein ligase SMURF1 isoform X4 codes for MSNPGTRRNGSSIKIRLTVLCAKNLAKKDFFRSCVSVTGLPDPFAKVVVDGSGQCHSTDTVKSTLDPKWNQHYDLYIGKTDSITISVWNHKKIHKKQGAGFLGCVRLLSNAISRLKDTGYQRLDLCKLNPSDSDAVRGQIVVSLQTRDRIGSGGPVVDCRGLLENEGTVFEDSGPGRPGSCFMEEPLPYTDPTGAAGGGNCRALESPNQEQRLQAQRVRNQDSRGHAHTPQNRPHGHQTPELPEGYEQRTTVQGQVYFLHTQTGVSTWHDPRIPRDLNSVSCEDLGPLPPGWEVRSTVSGRIYFVDHNNRTTQFTDPRLHHIMSQQSQVKESTQALPVQMEVPVEEGGEGGGELPARYERDLVQKLKLLRHELSLQQPQAGHCRIEVSREEIFEESYRQIMKMRPKDLKKRLMVKFRGEEGLDYGGVAREWLYLLCHEMLNPYYGLFQYSTDNIYTLQINPDSSINPDHLSYFHFVGRIMGLAVFHGHYINGGFTLPFYKQLLGKPIQLSDLETVDPELHKSLVWILENDITSVLDHTFCVEHNAFGKFLQHELKPNGRNIAVTEENKKEYVRLYVNWRFMRGIEAQFLALQKGFNELIPQHLLKPFDHKELELIIGGLGKIDLSDWKANTRLKHCVADSNIVKWFWQAVESFDEERRGRLLQFVTGSTRVPLQGFKALQGSAGPRLFTIHLIDANTDNLPKAHTCFNRIDIPPYESYEKLYEKLLTAVEETCGFAVE; via the exons TGTTATGTGCCAAGAATCTAGCAAAGAAAGACTTCTTCC GCTCATGTGTTTCTGTCACAGGGTTACCTGACCCTTTCGCCAAAGTCGTTGTCGATGGCTCAGGTCAATGCCACTCCACAGACACAGTCAAGAGCACACTGGACCCCAAGTGGAACCAGCATTATGACCT GTACATTGGGAAGACGGACTCTATCACCATCAGTGTGTGGAACCACAAGAAGAtccacaagaaacagggcgccGGCTTCCTGGGCTGTGTGAGGCTGCTGTCCAACGCTATCAGCCGACTCAAAGACACTGGCT ACCAGCGTTTGGACCTATGCAAACTCAACCCCTCAGACAGCGATGCAGTGCGTGGACAAATAGTTG TGAGCTTGCAGACCAGAGACCGGATTGGCAGTGGGGGGCCAGTGGTGGACTGCAGAGGACTGTTAGAAAATGAAGG CACGGTGTTCGAGGACTCGGGCCCAGGGAGGCCGGGCAGCTGCTTCATGGAGGAGCCGCTGCCCTACACGGACCCCACCGGGGCGGCCGGCGGGGGCAACTGCCGCGCCCTGGAGTCGCCCAACCAGGAGCAGCGGCTCCAAGCACAACGCGTCCGCAACCAGGACTCCCGGGGCCACGCGCACACTCCCCAGAACCGGCCGCACGGCCACCAGACGCCCGAACTGCCTGAGGGTTACG AGCAGAGGACCACAGTGCAGGGCCAGGTCTActtcctgcacacacagaccgGCGTGAGCACCTGGCATGACCCCAGGATACCACG GGACCTGAACAGTGTGAGTTGTGAGGACCTGGGCCCCCTGCCCCCGGGCTGGGAGGTCAGGAGCACGGTGTCAGGAAGGATTTATTTTGTGGACCACAATAACCGAACGACACAGTTCACCGACCCCCGGTTACATCACATCATGAG CCAGCAGTCTCAGGTGAAGGAGTCGACGCAGGCGCTGCCGGTGCAGATGGAGGTGCCGGTGGAGGAGGGTGGCGAGGGCGGGGGCGAGCTGCCGGCGCGCTATGAGAGGGACCTGGTGCAGAAGCTCAAGCTGCTGCGCCACGAGCTCTCCCTGCAGCAGCCGCAGGCCGGACACTGCCGCATCGAGGTGTCCCGTGAGGAGATCTTCGAG GAGTCCTACAGACAGATCATGAAGATGAGGCCAAAAGACTTGAAGAAACGACTGATGGTGAAGTTCCGTGGAGAGGAAGGCCTGGACTACGGGGGAGTGGCCAG GGAATGGCTGTATCTCCTTTGCCACGAAATGTTAAATCCGTACTACGGGCTGTTTCAGTATTCGACAGACAACATCTACACCCTGCAGATCAATCCCGACTCGTCCATCAACCCT GACCACTTGTCTTACTTCCATTTTGTGGGGCGGATCATGGGCTTGGCCGTGTTCCACGGTCACTACATCAACGGCGGCTTCACACTGCCCTTCTATAAGCAGCTGCTAGGGAAGCCCATTCAGCTGAGTGACCTGGAGACGGTAGACCCCGAGCTGCACAAAAGCCTCGTCTGGATCCT GGAAAATGATATCACGTCTGTTCTGGACCACACATTTTGTGTAGAGCACAACGCCTTTGGCAAGTTCCTCCAGCACGAACTCAAACCCAACGGCAGGAACATCGCCGTCACTGAGGAGAACAAGAAAGAATACGTGAG GCTCTATGTAAACTGGCGGTTCATGAGGGGTATCGAGGCCCAGTTCCTGGCCTTGCAAAAGGGGTTCAACGAGCTCATCCCTCAGCATCTACTCAAGCCATTCGACCACAAGGAGCTGGAG ctgatcaTCGGCGGCCTGGGAAAGATCGACCTGAGTGACTGGAAGGCGAACACGCGGCTCAAGCACTGCGTGGCCGACAGCAACATTGTGAAGTGGTTCTGGCAGGCGGTGGAGTCGTTCGATGAGGAGCGGAGGGGCAGGCTCCTCCAGTTTGTCACCGGCTCCACGCGTGTCCCACTGCAAGGCTTCAAAGCACTGCAAG GTTCTGCAGGCCCAAGACTTTTCACTATCCACTTGATTGATGCCAACACGGACAACCTGCCTAAAGCCCATACATG CTTCAACCGCATCGATATCCCGCCTTACGAGTCATATGAGAAGCTCTATGAGAAGCTCCTGACTGCCGTAGAAGAGACCTGTGGTTTTGCTGTTGAGTGA
- the smurf1 gene encoding E3 ubiquitin-protein ligase SMURF1 isoform X5, with amino-acid sequence MSNPGTRRNGSSIKIRLTVLCAKNLAKKDFFRLPDPFAKVVVDGSGQCHSTDTVKSTLDPKWNQHYDLYIGKTDSITISVWNHKKIHKKQGAGFLGCVRLLSNAISRLKDTGYQRLDLCKLNPSDSDAVRGQIVVSLQTRDRIGSGGPVVDCRGLLENEGTVFEDSGPGRPGSCFMEEPLPYTDPTGAAGGGNCRALESPNQEQRLQAQRVRNQDSRGHAHTPQNRPHGHQTPELPEGYEQRTTVQGQVYFLHTQTGVSTWHDPRIPRDLNSVSCEDLGPLPPGWEVRSTVSGRIYFVDHNNRTTQFTDPRLHHIMSSQQSQVKESTQALPVQMEVPVEEGGEGGGELPARYERDLVQKLKLLRHELSLQQPQAGHCRIEVSREEIFEESYRQIMKMRPKDLKKRLMVKFRGEEGLDYGGVAREWLYLLCHEMLNPYYGLFQYSTDNIYTLQINPDSSINPDHLSYFHFVGRIMGLAVFHGHYINGGFTLPFYKQLLGKPIQLSDLETVDPELHKSLVWILENDITSVLDHTFCVEHNAFGKFLQHELKPNGRNIAVTEENKKEYVRLYVNWRFMRGIEAQFLALQKGFNELIPQHLLKPFDHKELELIIGGLGKIDLSDWKANTRLKHCVADSNIVKWFWQAVESFDEERRGRLLQFVTGSTRVPLQGFKALQGSTGSAGPRLFTIHLIDANTDNLPKAHTCFNRIDIPPYESYEKLYEKLLTAVEETCGFAVE; translated from the exons TGTTATGTGCCAAGAATCTAGCAAAGAAAGACTTCTTCC GGTTACCTGACCCTTTCGCCAAAGTCGTTGTCGATGGCTCAGGTCAATGCCACTCCACAGACACAGTCAAGAGCACACTGGACCCCAAGTGGAACCAGCATTATGACCT GTACATTGGGAAGACGGACTCTATCACCATCAGTGTGTGGAACCACAAGAAGAtccacaagaaacagggcgccGGCTTCCTGGGCTGTGTGAGGCTGCTGTCCAACGCTATCAGCCGACTCAAAGACACTGGCT ACCAGCGTTTGGACCTATGCAAACTCAACCCCTCAGACAGCGATGCAGTGCGTGGACAAATAGTTG TGAGCTTGCAGACCAGAGACCGGATTGGCAGTGGGGGGCCAGTGGTGGACTGCAGAGGACTGTTAGAAAATGAAGG CACGGTGTTCGAGGACTCGGGCCCAGGGAGGCCGGGCAGCTGCTTCATGGAGGAGCCGCTGCCCTACACGGACCCCACCGGGGCGGCCGGCGGGGGCAACTGCCGCGCCCTGGAGTCGCCCAACCAGGAGCAGCGGCTCCAAGCACAACGCGTCCGCAACCAGGACTCCCGGGGCCACGCGCACACTCCCCAGAACCGGCCGCACGGCCACCAGACGCCCGAACTGCCTGAGGGTTACG AGCAGAGGACCACAGTGCAGGGCCAGGTCTActtcctgcacacacagaccgGCGTGAGCACCTGGCATGACCCCAGGATACCACG GGACCTGAACAGTGTGAGTTGTGAGGACCTGGGCCCCCTGCCCCCGGGCTGGGAGGTCAGGAGCACGGTGTCAGGAAGGATTTATTTTGTGGACCACAATAACCGAACGACACAGTTCACCGACCCCCGGTTACATCACATCATGAG CAGCCAGCAGTCTCAGGTGAAGGAGTCGACGCAGGCGCTGCCGGTGCAGATGGAGGTGCCGGTGGAGGAGGGTGGCGAGGGCGGGGGCGAGCTGCCGGCGCGCTATGAGAGGGACCTGGTGCAGAAGCTCAAGCTGCTGCGCCACGAGCTCTCCCTGCAGCAGCCGCAGGCCGGACACTGCCGCATCGAGGTGTCCCGTGAGGAGATCTTCGAG GAGTCCTACAGACAGATCATGAAGATGAGGCCAAAAGACTTGAAGAAACGACTGATGGTGAAGTTCCGTGGAGAGGAAGGCCTGGACTACGGGGGAGTGGCCAG GGAATGGCTGTATCTCCTTTGCCACGAAATGTTAAATCCGTACTACGGGCTGTTTCAGTATTCGACAGACAACATCTACACCCTGCAGATCAATCCCGACTCGTCCATCAACCCT GACCACTTGTCTTACTTCCATTTTGTGGGGCGGATCATGGGCTTGGCCGTGTTCCACGGTCACTACATCAACGGCGGCTTCACACTGCCCTTCTATAAGCAGCTGCTAGGGAAGCCCATTCAGCTGAGTGACCTGGAGACGGTAGACCCCGAGCTGCACAAAAGCCTCGTCTGGATCCT GGAAAATGATATCACGTCTGTTCTGGACCACACATTTTGTGTAGAGCACAACGCCTTTGGCAAGTTCCTCCAGCACGAACTCAAACCCAACGGCAGGAACATCGCCGTCACTGAGGAGAACAAGAAAGAATACGTGAG GCTCTATGTAAACTGGCGGTTCATGAGGGGTATCGAGGCCCAGTTCCTGGCCTTGCAAAAGGGGTTCAACGAGCTCATCCCTCAGCATCTACTCAAGCCATTCGACCACAAGGAGCTGGAG ctgatcaTCGGCGGCCTGGGAAAGATCGACCTGAGTGACTGGAAGGCGAACACGCGGCTCAAGCACTGCGTGGCCGACAGCAACATTGTGAAGTGGTTCTGGCAGGCGGTGGAGTCGTTCGATGAGGAGCGGAGGGGCAGGCTCCTCCAGTTTGTCACCGGCTCCACGCGTGTCCCACTGCAAGGCTTCAAAGCACTGCAAG GCTCTACAGGTTCTGCAGGCCCAAGACTTTTCACTATCCACTTGATTGATGCCAACACGGACAACCTGCCTAAAGCCCATACATG CTTCAACCGCATCGATATCCCGCCTTACGAGTCATATGAGAAGCTCTATGAGAAGCTCCTGACTGCCGTAGAAGAGACCTGTGGTTTTGCTGTTGAGTGA
- the smurf1 gene encoding E3 ubiquitin-protein ligase SMURF1 isoform X8 translates to MSNPGTRRNGSSIKIRLTVLCAKNLAKKDFFRLPDPFAKVVVDGSGQCHSTDTVKSTLDPKWNQHYDLYIGKTDSITISVWNHKKIHKKQGAGFLGCVRLLSNAISRLKDTGYQRLDLCKLNPSDSDAVRGQIVVSLQTRDRIGSGGPVVDCRGLLENEGTVFEDSGPGRPGSCFMEEPLPYTDPTGAAGGGNCRALESPNQEQRLQAQRVRNQDSRGHAHTPQNRPHGHQTPELPEGYEQRTTVQGQVYFLHTQTGVSTWHDPRIPRDLNSVSCEDLGPLPPGWEVRSTVSGRIYFVDHNNRTTQFTDPRLHHIMSQQSQVKESTQALPVQMEVPVEEGGEGGGELPARYERDLVQKLKLLRHELSLQQPQAGHCRIEVSREEIFEESYRQIMKMRPKDLKKRLMVKFRGEEGLDYGGVAREWLYLLCHEMLNPYYGLFQYSTDNIYTLQINPDSSINPDHLSYFHFVGRIMGLAVFHGHYINGGFTLPFYKQLLGKPIQLSDLETVDPELHKSLVWILENDITSVLDHTFCVEHNAFGKFLQHELKPNGRNIAVTEENKKEYVRLYVNWRFMRGIEAQFLALQKGFNELIPQHLLKPFDHKELELIIGGLGKIDLSDWKANTRLKHCVADSNIVKWFWQAVESFDEERRGRLLQFVTGSTRVPLQGFKALQGSAGPRLFTIHLIDANTDNLPKAHTCFNRIDIPPYESYEKLYEKLLTAVEETCGFAVE, encoded by the exons TGTTATGTGCCAAGAATCTAGCAAAGAAAGACTTCTTCC GGTTACCTGACCCTTTCGCCAAAGTCGTTGTCGATGGCTCAGGTCAATGCCACTCCACAGACACAGTCAAGAGCACACTGGACCCCAAGTGGAACCAGCATTATGACCT GTACATTGGGAAGACGGACTCTATCACCATCAGTGTGTGGAACCACAAGAAGAtccacaagaaacagggcgccGGCTTCCTGGGCTGTGTGAGGCTGCTGTCCAACGCTATCAGCCGACTCAAAGACACTGGCT ACCAGCGTTTGGACCTATGCAAACTCAACCCCTCAGACAGCGATGCAGTGCGTGGACAAATAGTTG TGAGCTTGCAGACCAGAGACCGGATTGGCAGTGGGGGGCCAGTGGTGGACTGCAGAGGACTGTTAGAAAATGAAGG CACGGTGTTCGAGGACTCGGGCCCAGGGAGGCCGGGCAGCTGCTTCATGGAGGAGCCGCTGCCCTACACGGACCCCACCGGGGCGGCCGGCGGGGGCAACTGCCGCGCCCTGGAGTCGCCCAACCAGGAGCAGCGGCTCCAAGCACAACGCGTCCGCAACCAGGACTCCCGGGGCCACGCGCACACTCCCCAGAACCGGCCGCACGGCCACCAGACGCCCGAACTGCCTGAGGGTTACG AGCAGAGGACCACAGTGCAGGGCCAGGTCTActtcctgcacacacagaccgGCGTGAGCACCTGGCATGACCCCAGGATACCACG GGACCTGAACAGTGTGAGTTGTGAGGACCTGGGCCCCCTGCCCCCGGGCTGGGAGGTCAGGAGCACGGTGTCAGGAAGGATTTATTTTGTGGACCACAATAACCGAACGACACAGTTCACCGACCCCCGGTTACATCACATCATGAG CCAGCAGTCTCAGGTGAAGGAGTCGACGCAGGCGCTGCCGGTGCAGATGGAGGTGCCGGTGGAGGAGGGTGGCGAGGGCGGGGGCGAGCTGCCGGCGCGCTATGAGAGGGACCTGGTGCAGAAGCTCAAGCTGCTGCGCCACGAGCTCTCCCTGCAGCAGCCGCAGGCCGGACACTGCCGCATCGAGGTGTCCCGTGAGGAGATCTTCGAG GAGTCCTACAGACAGATCATGAAGATGAGGCCAAAAGACTTGAAGAAACGACTGATGGTGAAGTTCCGTGGAGAGGAAGGCCTGGACTACGGGGGAGTGGCCAG GGAATGGCTGTATCTCCTTTGCCACGAAATGTTAAATCCGTACTACGGGCTGTTTCAGTATTCGACAGACAACATCTACACCCTGCAGATCAATCCCGACTCGTCCATCAACCCT GACCACTTGTCTTACTTCCATTTTGTGGGGCGGATCATGGGCTTGGCCGTGTTCCACGGTCACTACATCAACGGCGGCTTCACACTGCCCTTCTATAAGCAGCTGCTAGGGAAGCCCATTCAGCTGAGTGACCTGGAGACGGTAGACCCCGAGCTGCACAAAAGCCTCGTCTGGATCCT GGAAAATGATATCACGTCTGTTCTGGACCACACATTTTGTGTAGAGCACAACGCCTTTGGCAAGTTCCTCCAGCACGAACTCAAACCCAACGGCAGGAACATCGCCGTCACTGAGGAGAACAAGAAAGAATACGTGAG GCTCTATGTAAACTGGCGGTTCATGAGGGGTATCGAGGCCCAGTTCCTGGCCTTGCAAAAGGGGTTCAACGAGCTCATCCCTCAGCATCTACTCAAGCCATTCGACCACAAGGAGCTGGAG ctgatcaTCGGCGGCCTGGGAAAGATCGACCTGAGTGACTGGAAGGCGAACACGCGGCTCAAGCACTGCGTGGCCGACAGCAACATTGTGAAGTGGTTCTGGCAGGCGGTGGAGTCGTTCGATGAGGAGCGGAGGGGCAGGCTCCTCCAGTTTGTCACCGGCTCCACGCGTGTCCCACTGCAAGGCTTCAAAGCACTGCAAG GTTCTGCAGGCCCAAGACTTTTCACTATCCACTTGATTGATGCCAACACGGACAACCTGCCTAAAGCCCATACATG CTTCAACCGCATCGATATCCCGCCTTACGAGTCATATGAGAAGCTCTATGAGAAGCTCCTGACTGCCGTAGAAGAGACCTGTGGTTTTGCTGTTGAGTGA
- the smurf1 gene encoding E3 ubiquitin-protein ligase SMURF1 isoform X9, whose protein sequence is MSNPGTRRNGSSIKIRLTVLCAKNLAKKDFFRSCVSVTGLPDPFAKVVVDGSGQCHSTDTVKSTLDPKWNQHYDLYIGKTDSITISVWNHKKIHKKQGAGFLGCVRLLSNAISRLKDTGYQRLDLCKLNPSDSDAVRGQIVVSLQTRDRIGSGGPVVDCRGLLENEGTVFEDSGPGRPGSCFMEEPLPYTDPTGAAGGGNCRALESPNQEQRLQAQRVRNQDSRGHAHTPQNRPHGHQTPELPEGYEQRTTVQGQVYFLHTQTGVSTWHDPRIPRQQSQVKESTQALPVQMEVPVEEGGEGGGELPARYERDLVQKLKLLRHELSLQQPQAGHCRIEVSREEIFEESYRQIMKMRPKDLKKRLMVKFRGEEGLDYGGVAREWLYLLCHEMLNPYYGLFQYSTDNIYTLQINPDSSINPDHLSYFHFVGRIMGLAVFHGHYINGGFTLPFYKQLLGKPIQLSDLETVDPELHKSLVWILENDITSVLDHTFCVEHNAFGKFLQHELKPNGRNIAVTEENKKEYVRLYVNWRFMRGIEAQFLALQKGFNELIPQHLLKPFDHKELELIIGGLGKIDLSDWKANTRLKHCVADSNIVKWFWQAVESFDEERRGRLLQFVTGSTRVPLQGFKALQGSTGSAGPRLFTIHLIDANTDNLPKAHTCFNRIDIPPYESYEKLYEKLLTAVEETCGFAVE, encoded by the exons TGTTATGTGCCAAGAATCTAGCAAAGAAAGACTTCTTCC GCTCATGTGTTTCTGTCACAGGGTTACCTGACCCTTTCGCCAAAGTCGTTGTCGATGGCTCAGGTCAATGCCACTCCACAGACACAGTCAAGAGCACACTGGACCCCAAGTGGAACCAGCATTATGACCT GTACATTGGGAAGACGGACTCTATCACCATCAGTGTGTGGAACCACAAGAAGAtccacaagaaacagggcgccGGCTTCCTGGGCTGTGTGAGGCTGCTGTCCAACGCTATCAGCCGACTCAAAGACACTGGCT ACCAGCGTTTGGACCTATGCAAACTCAACCCCTCAGACAGCGATGCAGTGCGTGGACAAATAGTTG TGAGCTTGCAGACCAGAGACCGGATTGGCAGTGGGGGGCCAGTGGTGGACTGCAGAGGACTGTTAGAAAATGAAGG CACGGTGTTCGAGGACTCGGGCCCAGGGAGGCCGGGCAGCTGCTTCATGGAGGAGCCGCTGCCCTACACGGACCCCACCGGGGCGGCCGGCGGGGGCAACTGCCGCGCCCTGGAGTCGCCCAACCAGGAGCAGCGGCTCCAAGCACAACGCGTCCGCAACCAGGACTCCCGGGGCCACGCGCACACTCCCCAGAACCGGCCGCACGGCCACCAGACGCCCGAACTGCCTGAGGGTTACG AGCAGAGGACCACAGTGCAGGGCCAGGTCTActtcctgcacacacagaccgGCGTGAGCACCTGGCATGACCCCAGGATACCACG CCAGCAGTCTCAGGTGAAGGAGTCGACGCAGGCGCTGCCGGTGCAGATGGAGGTGCCGGTGGAGGAGGGTGGCGAGGGCGGGGGCGAGCTGCCGGCGCGCTATGAGAGGGACCTGGTGCAGAAGCTCAAGCTGCTGCGCCACGAGCTCTCCCTGCAGCAGCCGCAGGCCGGACACTGCCGCATCGAGGTGTCCCGTGAGGAGATCTTCGAG GAGTCCTACAGACAGATCATGAAGATGAGGCCAAAAGACTTGAAGAAACGACTGATGGTGAAGTTCCGTGGAGAGGAAGGCCTGGACTACGGGGGAGTGGCCAG GGAATGGCTGTATCTCCTTTGCCACGAAATGTTAAATCCGTACTACGGGCTGTTTCAGTATTCGACAGACAACATCTACACCCTGCAGATCAATCCCGACTCGTCCATCAACCCT GACCACTTGTCTTACTTCCATTTTGTGGGGCGGATCATGGGCTTGGCCGTGTTCCACGGTCACTACATCAACGGCGGCTTCACACTGCCCTTCTATAAGCAGCTGCTAGGGAAGCCCATTCAGCTGAGTGACCTGGAGACGGTAGACCCCGAGCTGCACAAAAGCCTCGTCTGGATCCT GGAAAATGATATCACGTCTGTTCTGGACCACACATTTTGTGTAGAGCACAACGCCTTTGGCAAGTTCCTCCAGCACGAACTCAAACCCAACGGCAGGAACATCGCCGTCACTGAGGAGAACAAGAAAGAATACGTGAG GCTCTATGTAAACTGGCGGTTCATGAGGGGTATCGAGGCCCAGTTCCTGGCCTTGCAAAAGGGGTTCAACGAGCTCATCCCTCAGCATCTACTCAAGCCATTCGACCACAAGGAGCTGGAG ctgatcaTCGGCGGCCTGGGAAAGATCGACCTGAGTGACTGGAAGGCGAACACGCGGCTCAAGCACTGCGTGGCCGACAGCAACATTGTGAAGTGGTTCTGGCAGGCGGTGGAGTCGTTCGATGAGGAGCGGAGGGGCAGGCTCCTCCAGTTTGTCACCGGCTCCACGCGTGTCCCACTGCAAGGCTTCAAAGCACTGCAAG GCTCTACAGGTTCTGCAGGCCCAAGACTTTTCACTATCCACTTGATTGATGCCAACACGGACAACCTGCCTAAAGCCCATACATG CTTCAACCGCATCGATATCCCGCCTTACGAGTCATATGAGAAGCTCTATGAGAAGCTCCTGACTGCCGTAGAAGAGACCTGTGGTTTTGCTGTTGAGTGA